A window of the Dehalococcoidia bacterium genome harbors these coding sequences:
- a CDS encoding HisS family protein encodes MKIPKCKGASDWMPQDMRQFRHIEEVFRKSCSGWGYNEIRTPSLEYLQLFTSAGTLSPEMLGRLYSFLDWDGWSGERVVLRPDGTIPTARLYVEQMADMPLARLCYIENMFSFEGSGQEARERWQCGVELMGSAEPEGDAELILLALEILSKLDITPITIKLSHVGLFRTLLKELGLPPEEQEQRLLEILTGDIRALGKIKGESPEVNRFLKLLLDLQGTSHGFLENLRSVLPEKLAAVKPYIDSLAGTASLLDSIGQSYEVNFASGEGFEYYTGMVFQFYGRGELVGKGGRYDELVPLVGGGNVPASGFALFIDKLICLIPQLSGSSPKILVKQESGRVEEMKAAFEIARLLRGKGYAVEMGKSAASDCTWIISSARDGKSFTLVNASTEKDQKGLSFDQLLQRLGESKEC; translated from the coding sequence ATGAAAATCCCAAAATGCAAAGGGGCTTCGGACTGGATGCCCCAGGATATGCGCCAATTCCGCCACATCGAAGAGGTATTCCGAAAAAGCTGCTCGGGCTGGGGATACAACGAGATTCGGACTCCCTCGCTGGAATACCTGCAACTTTTCACCTCCGCCGGGACTCTCAGCCCGGAAATGCTGGGCCGGTTGTATTCCTTCCTCGATTGGGACGGCTGGAGCGGGGAAAGGGTGGTCTTGAGGCCGGATGGAACGATTCCCACCGCCCGGCTCTATGTGGAGCAAATGGCCGATATGCCGCTCGCCCGGCTGTGCTACATCGAGAACATGTTCTCTTTTGAGGGATCGGGGCAGGAAGCCAGAGAGCGCTGGCAGTGCGGCGTGGAACTGATGGGCAGCGCCGAACCGGAAGGCGATGCCGAGCTGATCCTCCTGGCCCTGGAGATTCTGAGCAAACTCGATATCACGCCGATCACCATCAAGCTTTCGCACGTGGGCTTGTTCAGGACACTGCTGAAGGAACTGGGATTGCCCCCGGAAGAGCAGGAGCAACGGCTTCTGGAAATCCTCACTGGCGATATCAGAGCGCTGGGCAAAATAAAAGGAGAGTCACCGGAAGTCAATCGATTTCTAAAACTGCTCCTCGACTTGCAGGGAACTTCCCACGGATTTCTGGAAAATCTCAGGAGCGTCCTTCCGGAAAAGCTGGCAGCGGTCAAGCCTTATATCGATAGCCTAGCCGGAACAGCCAGCCTCCTGGACAGTATCGGCCAGAGCTATGAGGTGAATTTCGCTTCCGGCGAAGGGTTCGAATACTACACCGGAATGGTGTTCCAGTTCTACGGCAGAGGGGAACTGGTAGGCAAGGGCGGCCGGTATGATGAGCTGGTTCCGCTCGTCGGCGGGGGGAATGTTCCCGCGTCTGGATTTGCCCTTTTTATCGATAAGCTGATCTGCCTCATTCCGCAGCTTTCGGGTTCCTCTCCAAAAATCCTGGTGAAGCAGGAAAGCGGACGCGTGGAAGAAATGAAGGCTGCCTTTGAGATCGCCCGCCTCTTGAGGGGAAAAGGCTATGCCGTCGAGATGGGCAAGAGCGCTGCGAGCGATTGCACTTGGATCATTTCATCGGCCAGAGATGGAAAATCCTTCACGCTGGTCAATGCATCAACTGAAAAGGATCAGAAAGGGCTTTCCTTCGATCAACTCCTGCAACGGCTGGGAGAGTCAAAGGAATGTTGA
- the hisG gene encoding ATP phosphoribosyltransferase: protein MLKLALPKGALQSNTANLLQRAGFGYADYHESSRVYRPKSQGFPALFTKVFHEKDLAVQVAIGNYDLAICGLDWIMELLVKYHSDAIVKVRDLGYGQRNLYLASSRFSAIRSVADIKSSSGPVRIISEYPNIAEALALRFRLRNFRIMPAWGAVEAYPPEHAELAIIPATTSEELKAKDLVPIARILTGNAWLIANRNSLARKDLSSLLLPFHQAAPEAEADRDISISEIDSEEKFESSVFPDGEVSLALADGHQQSHTNKFLKKAGIKIRSYRQPPPTRRPQIEFEGVSVKVVRPQDMPGQVANGNFDLAVTGRDWLSDHKYQFPASPVQELVNLGFGWVRIVAVVHNNLPAESTGDLRQLLQSGQIPILRIASEYTNIADKYARDNHLSPYKVIPSWGATEAYLPEDADVLIENTETGKTLAKNNLKIIETLFESTGCLIGNSLSLTDPVKKERIERLVEIFQKGLAAPSP from the coding sequence ATGTTGAAGCTGGCCCTGCCCAAAGGAGCGCTCCAGAGCAATACGGCCAACCTCCTGCAGCGGGCCGGTTTCGGATATGCCGATTATCACGAGTCCAGCCGCGTCTATCGTCCCAAATCGCAGGGATTCCCCGCACTTTTCACCAAGGTTTTTCACGAGAAGGACCTGGCCGTTCAGGTAGCTATCGGCAACTACGATCTGGCCATTTGCGGGCTCGATTGGATCATGGAGCTGCTGGTCAAGTACCACAGCGATGCGATTGTGAAGGTGCGCGACCTTGGCTACGGCCAGCGTAATCTCTATTTGGCCAGCAGCCGGTTTTCGGCCATCCGCTCAGTCGCCGATATCAAATCGAGTTCCGGCCCGGTTCGCATCATCTCCGAGTACCCTAACATCGCGGAGGCGTTGGCCCTGAGGTTCCGATTGCGCAACTTCAGGATCATGCCGGCCTGGGGTGCGGTGGAAGCCTATCCGCCGGAGCATGCCGAACTGGCCATCATTCCGGCTACAACATCCGAGGAACTCAAAGCCAAAGACCTGGTTCCGATAGCCAGGATTCTGACCGGCAATGCATGGCTGATCGCCAACCGCAACAGCCTGGCCCGAAAGGATCTGAGTTCCCTTCTGTTGCCATTTCACCAAGCTGCCCCGGAAGCGGAGGCGGATCGGGATATCTCTATCTCCGAGATCGATTCCGAAGAGAAGTTCGAGTCATCCGTCTTCCCCGATGGAGAGGTATCGCTAGCCTTGGCCGATGGACATCAGCAAAGCCATACCAACAAGTTCCTCAAAAAAGCCGGGATCAAGATTCGGAGCTACCGCCAGCCTCCGCCAACCCGCAGGCCTCAGATTGAATTTGAAGGCGTCAGCGTGAAGGTGGTCCGACCACAGGACATGCCGGGCCAGGTGGCCAACGGCAACTTCGATCTGGCGGTCACCGGAAGAGACTGGCTGAGCGACCACAAATATCAGTTCCCGGCCAGCCCTGTGCAAGAACTGGTCAACCTGGGATTCGGCTGGGTGCGCATTGTGGCGGTGGTGCACAACAATCTTCCGGCGGAAAGCACCGGCGATTTGCGTCAGTTGCTTCAGAGCGGCCAGATTCCGATATTGCGCATCGCCTCCGAGTATACCAACATCGCCGATAAGTACGCCCGGGACAATCACCTCTCGCCCTATAAAGTGATCCCCAGCTGGGGGGCGACGGAGGCCTATCTGCCCGAGGATGCCGATGTTCTGATTGAGAATACGGAGACGGGCAAGACTCTGGCCAAAAACAATCTCAAAATTATCGAGACGCTCTTTGAATCCACCGGCTGTCTGATCGGCAATTCCCTGAGCCTGACTGATCCGGTCAAAAAGGAGCGAATCGAAAGGCTTGTTGAGATATTCCAGAAGGGGCTGGCGGCACCCTCGCCCTAG
- a CDS encoding 2Fe-2S iron-sulfur cluster-binding protein, with the protein MKTVSLTIDSQKIESPAGHPILWAALDHGIYIPNLCAVREAEEPFAACRLCFVDIEGYPEPVTACTEPVSEGMVVNTRHPQAQGMARTSLELLLASHPVDCAKCAANGRCELQRSAKHLGVKLKTKRFKKLLRDLPIDSSSPVFIYDPNKCVLCGKCVLKCREVGPGAIGFAHRGFERIVTSFGDQPIGQSKCNGCRECVAVCPVGALLEKKSN; encoded by the coding sequence ATGAAAACCGTTTCTCTCACCATTGATAGCCAAAAGATCGAGTCTCCTGCAGGACACCCTATCCTGTGGGCAGCGCTGGATCATGGCATCTACATCCCCAACCTGTGCGCCGTCCGCGAGGCGGAGGAGCCTTTCGCCGCCTGCCGCCTTTGCTTTGTGGACATCGAAGGATATCCTGAGCCGGTCACTGCCTGCACTGAGCCGGTTTCCGAAGGAATGGTCGTCAATACTCGCCATCCGCAAGCGCAAGGCATGGCGCGAACATCTCTGGAACTGCTTCTGGCCAGCCATCCGGTGGACTGTGCCAAATGTGCCGCCAACGGGCGGTGTGAGCTTCAGAGATCCGCCAAGCACTTGGGAGTCAAACTCAAAACGAAACGGTTCAAGAAACTGCTGCGGGACCTGCCCATCGATTCCAGCAGCCCGGTTTTCATCTACGATCCCAACAAATGCGTACTGTGCGGCAAGTGCGTGCTGAAATGTCGGGAAGTCGGTCCGGGGGCCATCGGATTTGCCCATCGAGGGTTTGAGCGAATCGTCACCTCGTTTGGCGATCAGCCCATCGGCCAGTCCAAATGCAACGGCTGTCGGGAATGTGTGGCCGTCTGCCCCGTAGGCGCGCTATTAGAAAAGAAGAGTAACTAG
- the coaE gene encoding dephospho-CoA kinase (Dephospho-CoA kinase (CoaE) performs the final step in coenzyme A biosynthesis.), producing MIIVGLTGSIASGKSTVSETFKELGAYVIDWDILAREVVRPHQRAWNGIVDYFGRAVLNEDLTLNRQKLGEIVFRDAEKLEKLNQITHPAVIEEDEEQTEEIGKLDPNAIVIKDVPLLIEIGFHKRVDKVVVVYASRENQIKRMMASRGLSSTEATQRIEAQMPLREKIRFADFVIQNDGSVQDTGKQVEEIFAALKALQT from the coding sequence GTGATCATCGTTGGACTTACCGGAAGCATCGCCTCAGGGAAAAGCACCGTATCGGAGACCTTCAAAGAGTTGGGCGCTTATGTGATCGATTGGGACATTCTGGCAAGGGAAGTGGTGCGCCCACATCAGAGAGCCTGGAACGGGATCGTCGACTATTTTGGCCGGGCCGTTTTGAATGAGGACCTGACACTCAATCGACAAAAACTGGGGGAAATCGTCTTCAGAGATGCGGAGAAGCTGGAAAAGCTCAATCAGATCACTCACCCCGCTGTGATCGAGGAAGATGAAGAGCAAACCGAAGAGATTGGAAAGCTTGACCCAAACGCCATCGTCATCAAAGACGTTCCTCTGCTGATCGAGATTGGCTTCCATAAGCGGGTTGACAAGGTAGTGGTGGTCTATGCCAGCAGGGAAAACCAGATCAAGAGAATGATGGCCTCGCGGGGGCTTTCCAGCACAGAAGCGACCCAGCGAATCGAAGCCCAGATGCCGCTCCGAGAGAAAATTCGCTTTGCCGATTTTGTCATCCAAAACGATGGTTCGGTCCAGGATACCGGAAAACAGGTGGAAGAGATATTCGCTGCGCTGAAAGCGCTGCAAACCTGA
- a CDS encoding MaoC/PaaZ C-terminal domain-containing protein: MTAEYFEDVKLHDVRRSREYLVEEQEIIDFGKKWDPALIHTDPVAARETDFKGLVASGIHLMAICTRLANESQRRPSFLAGLGWDEIRITSPARPGDRLVAEMEMISKRDSKSNPNAGVVRFVNRLVNQKGEVVITFKGAVLMEKRLKT, encoded by the coding sequence ATGACCGCAGAGTATTTTGAAGATGTCAAACTGCATGACGTGCGCCGGTCAAGAGAATATCTCGTGGAAGAACAGGAGATCATCGACTTTGGTAAGAAGTGGGATCCGGCGCTCATCCATACCGACCCCGTTGCCGCCAGAGAAACGGATTTCAAAGGCCTGGTCGCCTCTGGAATTCATCTGATGGCCATTTGCACCAGACTCGCCAATGAATCGCAACGCAGGCCTTCGTTTCTGGCCGGTTTGGGATGGGACGAAATTCGGATTACCTCTCCCGCACGGCCCGGCGACCGCCTCGTAGCCGAGATGGAGATGATTTCAAAGCGGGATTCCAAATCGAACCCGAACGCCGGTGTGGTTCGGTTCGTCAACCGGTTGGTGAATCAAAAAGGCGAAGTGGTGATCACGTTCAAAGGCGCGGTGTTGATGGAAAAGCGCCTCAAGACTTAG